Proteins encoded in a region of the Phaenicophaeus curvirostris isolate KB17595 chromosome 1, BPBGC_Pcur_1.0, whole genome shotgun sequence genome:
- the MBTPS2 gene encoding membrane-bound transcription factor site-2 protease isoform X1, which produces MIPISVVVCVLGGWCAIYLADTLLKSSNSFKASYEDWLLTYGLSVSPFHMRWQTALFNRQFYNWGRWKPRFLYLWFSIGMVFGIVAMFGSVILLGKTLMQTLTQMLTEAPKAQNDRMLQVVVPGVNLPVSQLTYFFSAILISGVIHEVGHGVAAIREQVRFNGFGIFIFIVYPGAFVDLFTTHLQLISPIQQLRIFCAGVWHNFVLGVASLVVLLLLPAILFPFYYTGVGALVTEVAEDSPANGPRGLFVGDLVTNLQDCPVYSVEDWNSCLGDISEKSQVGYCISAATLQQLSFPARVYRRLDGTVECCSNNSLTDICFSYSNNLDSHLHACLPARKVIEASKVCRTNMDCQKVSVPSVCVTPSLENQTRLIRVKHPPHIDMLYVGHPMHLQYTVSLSSFVPRQNFLSIDLPVIIETFCKYLISLSGALAVINAVPCFALDGQWILNSFLEATLSSLIVEKQNRELVGFLVLLAGSALLAANVALGLWMVTAR; this is translated from the exons TCATCCAACTCTTTCAAGGCATCTTATGAAGACTGGCTGCTGACGTATGGCTTGAGTGTCTCTCCTTTTCACATGCGATGGCAAACAGCTCTTTTCAACCGCCAGTTCTACAACTGGGGGAGATGGAAACCCAGATTTCTGTATTTATG GTTCAGCATAGGAATGGTGTTCGGTATAGTTGCCATGTTTGGCTCTGTTATTCTTCTTGGAAAGACACTGATGCAAACACTGACTCAGATGCTCACTGAGGCACCGAAAGCCCAGAATGATCGTATGCTGCAAGTTGTG GTGCCTGGTGTAAATTTGCCTGTCAGCCAGTTGACCTATTTCTTCTCTGCAATCCTCATCAGTGGTGTGATACATGAAGTCGGCCACGGGGTGGCAGCTATTCG aGAACAAGTACGATTTAAtggatttgggatttttatCTTCATTGTCTATCCTGGAGCGTTTGTTGACCTCTTCACAACCCACTTGCAACTGATATCTCCAATCCAGCAATTAAGGATATTTTGTGCAG ggGTGTGGCATAATTTTGTTCTTGGTGTTGCAAGTTTAGTGgttttgcttctgctgccagccattcttttccctttctattACACGGGTGTTGGGGCACTTGTCACTGAGGTTGCAGAG GATTCTCCAGCCAATGGACCAAGAGGTCTTTTTGTGGGAGACCTTGTCACTAACCTACAAGACTGCCCAGTTTATAGTGTGGAAGACTGGAATTCCTGTCTGGGAGACATTTCAGAGAAGTCCCAGGTTGGCTACTGTATAAGTGCAGCCACTCTACAACAATTAAGCTTTCCAGCTAGAG TCTATAGAAGACTCGATGGCACAGTTGAATGTTGTAGTAACAACAGCCTCACAGACATTTGCTTTTCATATAGCAATAACTTGGACAGCCACCTG CATGCCTGTTTGCCAGCACGAAAAGTTATTGAGGCCAGCAAAGTTTGTCGAACCAACATGGACTGCCAGAAGGTCTCTGTTCCAAGCGTTTGTGTAACTCCTTCATTGGAGAACCAAACAAGGCTAATCAGGGTAAAACATCCACCCCATATTGACATGTTGTATGTAGGACACCCCATGCATCTTCAGTACACAG taagtCTCAGCAGTTTCGTGCCGCGACAAAACTTTCTAAGCATCGATCTGCCTGTGATAATAGAGACATTTTGCAA GTACCTAATTTCACTGTCAGGAGCACTGGCAGTTATCAATGCTGTAccgtgctttgctttggatGGTCAGTGGATATTAAATTCATTCCTGGAAGCCACTCTGAGCTCCCTGAttgttgaaaaacaaaacagagagcTTGTTGGCTTTTTAGTTTTGCTTGCTGGTAGTGCACTTTTGGCTGCCAATGTTGCACTGGGACTTTGGATGGTGACAGCACGATAG
- the MBTPS2 gene encoding membrane-bound transcription factor site-2 protease isoform X3 — translation MIPISVVVCVLGGWCAIYLADTLLKSSNSFKASYEDWLLTYGLSVSPFHMRWQTALFNRQFYNWGRWKPRFLYLWFSIGMVFGIVAMFGSVILLGKTLMQTLTQMLTEAPKAQNDRMLQVVVPGVNLPVSQLTYFFSAILISGVIHEVGHGVAAIREQVRFNGFGIFIFIVYPGAFVDLFTTHLQLISPIQQLRIFCAGVWHNFVLGVASLVVLLLLPAILFPFYYTGVGALVTEVAEDSPANGPRGLFVGDLVTNLQDCPVYSVEDWNSCLGDISEKSQVGYCISAATLQQLSFPARVYRRLDGTVECCSNNSLTDICFSYSNNLDSHLHACLPARKVIEASKVCRTNMDCQKVSVPSVCVTPSLENQTRLIRVKHPPHIDMLYVGHPMHLQYTVSLSSFVPRQNFLSIDLPVIIETFCKYPLNLGSVRLWPWKLMNKGALKWAVSFPTAPNV, via the exons TCATCCAACTCTTTCAAGGCATCTTATGAAGACTGGCTGCTGACGTATGGCTTGAGTGTCTCTCCTTTTCACATGCGATGGCAAACAGCTCTTTTCAACCGCCAGTTCTACAACTGGGGGAGATGGAAACCCAGATTTCTGTATTTATG GTTCAGCATAGGAATGGTGTTCGGTATAGTTGCCATGTTTGGCTCTGTTATTCTTCTTGGAAAGACACTGATGCAAACACTGACTCAGATGCTCACTGAGGCACCGAAAGCCCAGAATGATCGTATGCTGCAAGTTGTG GTGCCTGGTGTAAATTTGCCTGTCAGCCAGTTGACCTATTTCTTCTCTGCAATCCTCATCAGTGGTGTGATACATGAAGTCGGCCACGGGGTGGCAGCTATTCG aGAACAAGTACGATTTAAtggatttgggatttttatCTTCATTGTCTATCCTGGAGCGTTTGTTGACCTCTTCACAACCCACTTGCAACTGATATCTCCAATCCAGCAATTAAGGATATTTTGTGCAG ggGTGTGGCATAATTTTGTTCTTGGTGTTGCAAGTTTAGTGgttttgcttctgctgccagccattcttttccctttctattACACGGGTGTTGGGGCACTTGTCACTGAGGTTGCAGAG GATTCTCCAGCCAATGGACCAAGAGGTCTTTTTGTGGGAGACCTTGTCACTAACCTACAAGACTGCCCAGTTTATAGTGTGGAAGACTGGAATTCCTGTCTGGGAGACATTTCAGAGAAGTCCCAGGTTGGCTACTGTATAAGTGCAGCCACTCTACAACAATTAAGCTTTCCAGCTAGAG TCTATAGAAGACTCGATGGCACAGTTGAATGTTGTAGTAACAACAGCCTCACAGACATTTGCTTTTCATATAGCAATAACTTGGACAGCCACCTG CATGCCTGTTTGCCAGCACGAAAAGTTATTGAGGCCAGCAAAGTTTGTCGAACCAACATGGACTGCCAGAAGGTCTCTGTTCCAAGCGTTTGTGTAACTCCTTCATTGGAGAACCAAACAAGGCTAATCAGGGTAAAACATCCACCCCATATTGACATGTTGTATGTAGGACACCCCATGCATCTTCAGTACACAG taagtCTCAGCAGTTTCGTGCCGCGACAAAACTTTCTAAGCATCGATCTGCCTGTGATAATAGAGACATTTTGCAAGTATCCTTTGAA CCTAGGAAGTGTACGGCTTTGGCCATGGAAGTTAATGAACAAAGGAGCTTTGAAATGGGCTGTCTCCTTTCCAACTGCTCCAAATGTTTGA
- the MBTPS2 gene encoding membrane-bound transcription factor site-2 protease isoform X2 has product MIPISVVVCVLGGWCAIYLADTLLKSSNSFKASYEDWLLTYGLSVSPFHMRWQTALFNRQFYNWGRWKPRFLYLWFSIGMVFGIVAMFGSVILLGKTLMQTLTQMLTEAPKAQNDRMLQVVVPGVNLPVSQLTYFFSAILISGVIHEVGHGVAAIREQVRFNGFGIFIFIVYPGAFVDLFTTHLQLISPIQQLRIFCAGVWHNFVLGVASLVVLLLLPAILFPFYYTGVGALVTEVAEDSPANGPRGLFVGDLVTNLQDCPVYSVEDWNSCLGDISEKSQVGYCISAATLQQLSFPARVYRRLDGTVECCSNNSLTDICFSYSNNLDSHLHACLPARKVIEASKVCRTNMDCQKVSVPSVCVTPSLENQTRLIRVKHPPHIDMLYVGHPMHLQYTVSLSSFVPRQNFLSIDLPVIIETFCKYPLKSRIPSYFRNYVRAINFLQNHRKQGRWAVLSVVLLSLALNSILKSAGCLSIQTEYLETN; this is encoded by the exons TCATCCAACTCTTTCAAGGCATCTTATGAAGACTGGCTGCTGACGTATGGCTTGAGTGTCTCTCCTTTTCACATGCGATGGCAAACAGCTCTTTTCAACCGCCAGTTCTACAACTGGGGGAGATGGAAACCCAGATTTCTGTATTTATG GTTCAGCATAGGAATGGTGTTCGGTATAGTTGCCATGTTTGGCTCTGTTATTCTTCTTGGAAAGACACTGATGCAAACACTGACTCAGATGCTCACTGAGGCACCGAAAGCCCAGAATGATCGTATGCTGCAAGTTGTG GTGCCTGGTGTAAATTTGCCTGTCAGCCAGTTGACCTATTTCTTCTCTGCAATCCTCATCAGTGGTGTGATACATGAAGTCGGCCACGGGGTGGCAGCTATTCG aGAACAAGTACGATTTAAtggatttgggatttttatCTTCATTGTCTATCCTGGAGCGTTTGTTGACCTCTTCACAACCCACTTGCAACTGATATCTCCAATCCAGCAATTAAGGATATTTTGTGCAG ggGTGTGGCATAATTTTGTTCTTGGTGTTGCAAGTTTAGTGgttttgcttctgctgccagccattcttttccctttctattACACGGGTGTTGGGGCACTTGTCACTGAGGTTGCAGAG GATTCTCCAGCCAATGGACCAAGAGGTCTTTTTGTGGGAGACCTTGTCACTAACCTACAAGACTGCCCAGTTTATAGTGTGGAAGACTGGAATTCCTGTCTGGGAGACATTTCAGAGAAGTCCCAGGTTGGCTACTGTATAAGTGCAGCCACTCTACAACAATTAAGCTTTCCAGCTAGAG TCTATAGAAGACTCGATGGCACAGTTGAATGTTGTAGTAACAACAGCCTCACAGACATTTGCTTTTCATATAGCAATAACTTGGACAGCCACCTG CATGCCTGTTTGCCAGCACGAAAAGTTATTGAGGCCAGCAAAGTTTGTCGAACCAACATGGACTGCCAGAAGGTCTCTGTTCCAAGCGTTTGTGTAACTCCTTCATTGGAGAACCAAACAAGGCTAATCAGGGTAAAACATCCACCCCATATTGACATGTTGTATGTAGGACACCCCATGCATCTTCAGTACACAG taagtCTCAGCAGTTTCGTGCCGCGACAAAACTTTCTAAGCATCGATCTGCCTGTGATAATAGAGACATTTTGCAAGTATCCTTTGAA GTCTAGAATACCTTCTTACTTCAGGAATTATGTCAGAGCTATAAACTTCCTCCAAAACCACAGAAAGCAAGGAAGATGGGCAGTATTAAGTGTGGTTTTGCTGTCTCTTGCTTTGAACTCCATTTTGAAAAGTGCAGGTTGTTTAAGTATCCAAACTGAATACTTAGAAACAAATTAA
- the MBTPS2 gene encoding membrane-bound transcription factor site-2 protease isoform X4 → MIPISVVVCVLGGWCAIYLADTLLKSSNSFKASYEDWLLTYGLSVSPFHMRWQTALFNRQFYNWGRWKPRFLYLWFSIGMVFGIVAMFGSVILLGKTLMQTLTQMLTEAPKAQNDRMLQVVVPGVNLPVSQLTYFFSAILISGVIHEVGHGVAAIREQVRFNGFGIFIFIVYPGAFVDLFTTHLQLISPIQQLRIFCAGVWHNFVLGVASLVVLLLLPAILFPFYYTGVGALVTEVAEDSPANGPRGLFVGDLVTNLQDCPVYSVEDWNSCLGDISEKSQVGYCISAATLQQLSFPARVYRRLDGTVECCSNNSLTDICFSYSNNLDSHLHACLPARKVIEASKVCRTNMDCQKVSVPSVCVTPSLENQTRLIRVKHPPHIDMLYVGHPMHLQYTASGVTWTAQA, encoded by the exons TCATCCAACTCTTTCAAGGCATCTTATGAAGACTGGCTGCTGACGTATGGCTTGAGTGTCTCTCCTTTTCACATGCGATGGCAAACAGCTCTTTTCAACCGCCAGTTCTACAACTGGGGGAGATGGAAACCCAGATTTCTGTATTTATG GTTCAGCATAGGAATGGTGTTCGGTATAGTTGCCATGTTTGGCTCTGTTATTCTTCTTGGAAAGACACTGATGCAAACACTGACTCAGATGCTCACTGAGGCACCGAAAGCCCAGAATGATCGTATGCTGCAAGTTGTG GTGCCTGGTGTAAATTTGCCTGTCAGCCAGTTGACCTATTTCTTCTCTGCAATCCTCATCAGTGGTGTGATACATGAAGTCGGCCACGGGGTGGCAGCTATTCG aGAACAAGTACGATTTAAtggatttgggatttttatCTTCATTGTCTATCCTGGAGCGTTTGTTGACCTCTTCACAACCCACTTGCAACTGATATCTCCAATCCAGCAATTAAGGATATTTTGTGCAG ggGTGTGGCATAATTTTGTTCTTGGTGTTGCAAGTTTAGTGgttttgcttctgctgccagccattcttttccctttctattACACGGGTGTTGGGGCACTTGTCACTGAGGTTGCAGAG GATTCTCCAGCCAATGGACCAAGAGGTCTTTTTGTGGGAGACCTTGTCACTAACCTACAAGACTGCCCAGTTTATAGTGTGGAAGACTGGAATTCCTGTCTGGGAGACATTTCAGAGAAGTCCCAGGTTGGCTACTGTATAAGTGCAGCCACTCTACAACAATTAAGCTTTCCAGCTAGAG TCTATAGAAGACTCGATGGCACAGTTGAATGTTGTAGTAACAACAGCCTCACAGACATTTGCTTTTCATATAGCAATAACTTGGACAGCCACCTG CATGCCTGTTTGCCAGCACGAAAAGTTATTGAGGCCAGCAAAGTTTGTCGAACCAACATGGACTGCCAGAAGGTCTCTGTTCCAAGCGTTTGTGTAACTCCTTCATTGGAGAACCAAACAAGGCTAATCAGGGTAAAACATCCACCCCATATTGACATGTTGTATGTAGGACACCCCATGCATCTTCAGTACACAG CCAGTGGAGTGACATGGACTGCTCAGGCCTAA